AATACTCAATAAACCAGTTTTAATAATTATTCAAcatatttcaaatacttgttccacaattttaatgttgattcaattttttcaaatacttgttcaacatttttcaaacactcTTTCGacaatttttaatacttattcaccatttttcaaatacttgtttcacATTTTTAGtaccgattcaaaattttcaaatagttttcaacattttcaaatactcgaTCACTtaattttaatacttattcaacattttccaaatacttgttccacatttttaatgttgatccaattttttcaaatacttgttcaacattttcaaataatttttcagcaatttttaatacttattcaccatttttcaaatacttgtttcacATTTTTAAtaccgattcaaaattttcacattgttgttcaacatttttcaaatactcaatCAATAATTtttaatacttgttcaacatttttcaaatatttgttccacatttttaatgttgatccaattttttcaaatacttgttcaacatttttcaaatactctttcaacaatttttaatacttattcaccatttttcaaataattgttccACATTTTTAATActgattcaaaattttcaaatagttgttcaacatttttcatatactcgaTCAATAAttttaaatacttattcaacatttgtaAAATACTTGTTGCACATTTTTAATGCTGACccaattttttcaaatacttgttcaacatttttcaaatactcgatcaacaatttttaatacttattcaacaattttcaaatactttttcaacatcTTTCATGAGCTATTTTAGCAGCGCCCTTGTTCTGTTAAGAGGTTTAATGATGTAGAGCTGACTTAGTTTCCATTCGGGTGATGCAACAGGGGACTTTGTTTCCTTTCTATACTGTTAACGCAAATGGTCGACCTGCTATTTTCGATGTAAATTCTATACTAGCATGTCCTGCTATATATaatttgtttcagaaatttcagtCCATGCATAATAAAGGGTCATTCACATCTTGCTGTCAATAGGATGATCCCTAGTTATACTTGCATAGGCTTGCTGTACTAGCTTATTCGGAAAAAAAATGCCTGTACTAGCTAGCTGCTAGTTAACGTCTGACCATAACATGTTTGATGTTCAGTTAATTATCCTCAGGCTAGCAAGTAGTTGCTCTGTTGGTAGCTTAATTAgcatctactccctctgtaaactaatataagagcatttagatcactagctactttagtattctaaacactcttatattagtttacggagggataGTGTTTACCAAACTAGCATGACATGACACATGAGTTGATTGGTTCGACTAGGTAATCTGTTCCTGGTAAACAGTAGCTGGTTGCATGATAATCTGATTAGTTCTTTAACCGTGCTTCTAAATGCTAGTGTATCTTCGAAAGACATAGATTAGTTCTGGCCACACAAAGACAGTTCAAACGCCCACTGGTGTAGGCCAACTCTAACCGATCCACTATCCGGCCGTAAGGAAGGATAAATTCGGTTATTCTCCTCTACGCCGCACCTAGACGATCCCCTAAACCGAATAGAGGATAATTTATCCTCCACCGCTGAAAACATCCTCCAATCTCTCTAAATAACCTCACCACGCGAGCGGATGAGTAGAATCGGCGCCCCCTCTCTCCCACCCATGCGCCGGCTCCATTCAGCCGTAGCCGCCACCACGCCAGGCCGCCGCCACAGATGACCGAACTTCCGGCTGGAATGGATAGCACGGGcccttccggcaccctgccggccTCCACCACTGGCTTGTCGCTGCCAGAAACAACCagtgcgccgccgcccgcgccgaagAAAAGCTTGGGATCAAAAAAGTCCACCGGGTTCAAGCTCCAGCTCCAACCGTGGCTAAGGCCACTGGGGTGGCGACCGCCTCTCCGGCGACGGCCTGCCGCCCTTCCGCCGCTCCTGTCGTAGCAAAAAGAGCTAGAAAACTGACGGCGATGGCATCGTCCCTCGCCGAGGAGGCcgcagagaagaagaagaagaagaaaaagaccacAACGGCACCCCGTCCACGCCCGGTGCCTCGTGCAACGTCTGGCCACACCAACGGGCACAGCTCTGGCTCGTCCTGCGGCGGCAGTCGGCAAGAGAGTTCTCGGCCGCCAATGCTATATGAAATGCTGGTACTTCATTTTGTGAACATTATTACTATAAGAAATGCTAGCGACGGAACTGACACGAAGAAACTGCATTGAAAATTATAGCGTTGTCTCCTTTATGTGAGTATATGCCCTACATAATCAATCAGATAATAAAATGCACCCCAAGGCCAGTCAAACAAATGGAATAAAATGACTAAGCTTTTGGTCTTCTCATATATTTTGCAAGCAAACTACTCCATCCATTCTTTTAAGAGGGCCCTTGTCCCCATCTTTATTATTGATAGTAAATTTGGCGTCATAGAAGGCAAGTTGTAGTCCAGTTAATATAGAATTGATTTGGTCGTTGCTGGCCTTCACATGCATGCATGGGGTTGGAATAACACCTAAGCACACTGGCCGTATTGCATAAAATATGTAACGGGTCCGAACCACCATATATTCTGTCTTAGATGATCACCCCTTCCAGGATTGAACAGCTGTTCAGGTCTTATATGGATAATATAGTTAGGGGATGGTACTGTAGAGAAGTGTGAGCAAAGCGTGCTAAGAGAAGCCGAAGCTAAGCCTGGAATGTGAATAGAGAAGCTAAAGAAGGGAAAATTCTTGCAATCTTTAGCTTCCCCTACTGAACCCACGGTGTACGATAAGAAAACCAATATTGACAGTTGGTACATGACCCTCTCCACATGGGATTACAAGAAATCTCGTGTAGGGGCCAATGGACCAAGCCCTGGCGATCAGACAGTTTAGTATTTTGTGCATTACGAAGTGAAAAGTTGTGGCAGAAAAGGTAGCAATGCGCCGTTGCATGACGGACATAAAATGAAAATTTTAGCAAGTGGATCATGTATATGTAAATATACACTCCGGATAATCTGTAAGATATACAAAATAAGACTATGCTTATTCCAAGGCTAGTCAAATAAAAGGAACAAAATGACTAACTGTATGGACTGCACATATATCTTTTGAGTCGACCTACTGCTTCCATACTATAAATACGGCCCAGCTCTGCATCCCATAGCACACAGAAAGCCAGAGAATCACACAAATATTAGTTTCTCTTCTGGATAGGTAGTCACCACACCCATCCGCTTGAAGCCTAGTGTCTTGAAATGGCCACTCCTCTTCCCCAAACATACCTTACTCAATGTTGCCTCCCGTGTGAAAAGGAGCTAAACTTGGTATTGTACTTGCACCAAGTCGTAGGACCAAACGCCAATCAAAAGACAATCATACCAACAAAACCTGGTGAGAGTTTGTTTGGTATCACTGCTGTTAATAACTGGGCCATAGTTGATGCCCCAGATTTCAAAGCAAAGGTCGTTGGTCATGCACAAGGCATTCATGTCATGGCTGATCAACCAAGTGTTGGCTATTACAACTCTTTCAACCTTGCGTTTGTGGAGGGAAGGTAAAACCTTGTGTACTTGTATAGAACAATAAATAATTCCATGACTGTTATTCTTATCTAGTGCTTATATTGAAGGCATTATCGTAGTATATTTAAGCACAGAGTTTTTATTTGTTAGATGGCATAGAATTGTGTAACTTCGTTGAGACttctgttttttttttgtgaaCTAGCTTCAAGGGAGCGACTCTTCAGGTGATGGGGATTTTTAATCCGGTGGGGGAATGGGCCATTATTGGTGGAACTGGAGAACTTACTATGGCACGTGGTACTATCAAATACAAAGTACTCCAGGAGTCTGCTGGCATTGAGAGTATCCGGGAACTGATTATTCGCGCATTCTACACGCCCCCTAGCGCACTAGTTGTAAGTTCCAAGAAACACTATAGATATTTACAACACCATATATCAATTGAATATTTTTACACTTCAAATGTGTGTCGGTATGGTATGGTGTATATATAACATTATGTACCAACTATTTATGGTATTTACATAATTATCTTTTATAGTGAATTACCTTGATGATCTAATGAATAGACTTGACTCAATCCTACGAGTTAGTTAAGATTACCTTAAACTAAAGATCCAACGAATGGACAATTTTCTACATATATATTTACTAAGACTAGAGAAATATCCTTGACCAAATTTCTCCCATTTTTGTACAGGTCCAGGGCGCATGATGGGATCAACTGCCCGATGAAAAGACTACTCATGGGACATTAATAATATCTATAAAAATAGTGAGCATATTGATGTCTATCAGTGTTGCGAGTGTGAAGATTCCcctgttttattttatataaaataATGCATGGATTACAGTCTATGAGCTGATTATCCATGTTTCCGTTGTTCAACCTTTAATGTAATGTTTGATTGAGTATATTGGATCTTATACTTTATACGTATGACCCACATCTTATATATGTGAGAAAAGTGTGGCTTAGTTGGCCTCAAACTGTGTCCATAACTTGCACACGTGCTTTTGCTCGTCTATGCGGCAACCGGGCTGAGCCATCTGACTGAGTGGTCATGAGGCTCGACTTAGATGGAGAAATTTAACTGAAATCATAGCAAGTGGATGATTTATTAAACTATTGTGTTTCACGCAAGGTCAGTCAAACAAGAGGAATTAAATGACTAAGCCCATGGTCTTCACATATATGTTGTGATTGAACTACTCTTCTGTTCCTTTAAGGAAGGTCGGGTCATCCTAATAGATCTCGGAGCTCCATCCTATTGGTCATTTCTCTGATGTAATAATAACAACACCATTGCCAAGCAAATAGCCATTTAGCATTTTGTCATCAGTTGTATAAGGGATATGGTAGCAACACACAACTCACATAAACAAATTTAATTAAAAATCATACATATCAACAAGCTCATTAATTTGAGTAAACGCACAGGTATTATATTTGATGCAACAAAAACAAAACTAAATGTTTCTTGTAAGGCCTGTCGAACAAAGGGAACAGAATGACTACACTTGTATTCTTATTTGTGAATTCAACTACTCCAATGAAAAATTCATGGCATTCCATGTACTCGTCGATTTAGCCATCCATCTTGTTGACCACTCCCTTGCCAAGAAATTAGTCATTTTAGTATATTGTGCTTCGTAGTATGAGTAGTAGTAGAAGAAATAGTAACAATGCAACTACAGGAAAATTTTGATCCAAAATCATAGCAAGTGGCTAGTTCATTTGAGTATATGCTCTAAATAATCTAGCTGATATAACAAAACAAAACTATATGTCCCGCAAGGCCGGCCAAACAGAAATAATATAATGACTAAGCTTGTTTTGTCCACATATATTTATGAATCGAACTATTCCAACTATTTCATAAGACATGACATGTCCCCATGAATCTAAGGGTTCTATCATGTTATCAAATCCTCTGCCATGAGGATTATTGCGCTCCTGCCAAGCAATCAACAACTTCGGTATTTTGTGCTTCACAGTGTGACAATAGTAGATGAAATGGTAGCAGCGCAACTCACGCGAAAAAACTTAATGGAAGCCCTGGTGGTATGGACTCCAGCTTCTACCGGTCGCGTCGGCCTCTTTCTCCCCTGACATCAAGCGCCTCTTCCATCCGTTCCATAACAGTGACATCGATCTAGGCAGCATCAACTATGTGCTCATCGTGTTGCTCCCGAAGAAGGAGAAGATCCTCGCCCTAGTCTCCTACTGTCTGGTTTCCTTGCAAAATTGTAGCATAAAGATACTATGCAAGGGTATCATCGCACCCCTAGGCTGCAGTGACAAATTTTGGAGATTATTGATCCTGAACAGTCATGGTTCATCACAGAATTCATCATCTTGGGGAACTTCGTCTAGGTGATGGGGAGACTAGTGCTCCCCACAAGCACGCCAAAACCACGCTTGTGCTCAAGCTCGATTTTGCCAAGGCACCTGACTGCATCAATTGGTCAAGTATTCGACGAATCCTCGAGGCTCATGTGTTCCCACCAAGATGGTGTGGGCAAATGGATGCTATCTTACAGACCACGTGATCCGCCGTTGTCCTCAACAGGATCCCAGGGAAGTGGATTCACTAGAAGAGTGGCCGCAACAGGGGGACCTCGTCTCCACCTACCTCTTCCAGGTGATTACTAGCGCGCTTCAGTACACCGATGATATAGTCATAATCATTAGTCAAAATGCCGATACAGCTGCCCACCTCAAGCACATCCTCGATATGTTCGTCGAGGCAACGACTCTCGTCATCTACTTCACGAAAAAAAACACCCTTGTCCCGATGAACGTCAACGAGCGTGGCCTTATTAGTTCTAGCTTTTACTAATGGTGCTACACCCACCACTACATTCACTAGAAATATGGAACTAATGATAAGATGCctgactagtgcaagttctccgCCATTGTGAATTGCCAACCCTAAGCGTGAATGCAGAACTACTTCTACCATTCTTTTAAGGGAAATGCAGTCCGTGTCCCCATCTCCTATTATTGACAATATATTTGGCAGTATTCAACGCAAGTGGCACTCCAGTTAATATATAATCTTTCTAAATGATATGACATTCTGTCATAATAATGTATAGGTTTGGCATAATGGGATAAGCTAGAGCATATACTTGCTGGCCTTGGCATGCATGCATGGAGTTCCAACAACTTCTAGACACATTGTATTATTTAAACACCATAGCAGGTCCGAGCTACAATATTGTTTGCCCTAAATAATGATCAAGCCTTCTGGCAGTTCTGGTCTTATAGATAATGTATTATACGTTGTCTCCTAGCTATGGGTTACATGCTACATTACACACACGGATGGAGGTCGTGCAAACAATCCCCTGATACATGAAGTCAGTATCCTGCGCTGGGCTTTGGCTCCAACAAAATAGCTTGGATGAGTTGCTGGTAGGAGGTTCGAGGACAACCTTCTCGTCCTAACCGAAATGGAGATAGCATCAATAGAGATTCTAAAATTAAGACAACTACGATTGACTTAGTGCCTTATCTAGGAAAGGCTATCCATCTTTTCTTAATGATAAAAAGGTATTTATTTTTTCCCATTTACTAGAGAATTGTGGCCTTGTGGGTCATACTCTCCATTATGAATTAATTATCtaggtttgtcctaagtcaaactgcTTTAAGTTTGATAAATATATGCAAAAATATGCTAAGGTAAGGTGTAGTTGCTAATTAATCAATTGAAATAAATCAGGAGATCACGCAGTCCCGACGCCCTGGTGGTGTCACCAGCGGGAGGCGCGGGCATAGGCCTTGACATTGCTGCTTTTGCCGAGCTGCTGACTGAACGTTTTGCACGAGCCGTCCAAGATAATTCCTGACAACCACAAGGACAAGCAATGTCGTGCTAGCTCTCATCAAGATTCTATTCCACGGGATAGATTTTCCTTTCCATAACAGTAGTGCACAACAATACGCTTCTTTCAAGGCACGTCAAACAAAAGTAATAAAATGACTAAGCCTCTCGTCTTCACACGTATTTTAGGAACGAACTACCCCGACCAGTTTTATAAGGGAGTCCTTATCTCCATCTTTTTTTATTGACATTATATTTGATGGTATTCAAAGAAATGGTACTCAATTTAATATATAATATTTCTAAATGACAAGGGTTCTGTCGTAGGAACATGTAGGTTTCGCATAATTGGATAAGCTACGGCATATACTTGCTGGCCTTCGCAGGCATGCATGAGGTTGGAATAGCTCTTAAACAGGCTGTAGTATTTAAACACGGGTAGGTCTGAACTACAGTATATGGTGGCTTAGATGATCAACACTTCTAGCATTGAACAGCTGGTTTAACCATGTACGGAGAAAATTCATAGCTAAGCCTTTCATGTACCGAAGGAAAATGCTGCAGTGTTTGCCCCATGCGCATTTGCTATTGGTAAGTTACCTGAAAAAGGAATGTGTGTAAATTAATTTTAGCGGAGAACAAAGGGAGGCAAGGCAGAGTTCCCAGGCTGAGACGGTGTTCTGCGGCAGGTGCCAGTGAGGNNNNNNNNNNNNNNNNNNNNNNNNNNNNNNNNNNNNNNNNNNNNNNNNNNNNNNNNNNNNNNNNNNNNNNNNNNNNNNNNNNNNNNNNNNNNNNNNNNNNNNNNNNNNNNNNNNNNNNNNNNNNNNNNNNNNNNNNNNNNNNNNNNNNNNNNNNNNNNNNNNNNNNNNNNNNNNNNNNNNNNNNNNNNNNNNNNNNNNNNNNNNNNNNNNNNNNNNNNNNNNNNNNNNNNNNNNNNNNNNNNNNNNNNNNNNNNNNNNNNNNNNNNNNNNNNNNNNNNNNNNNNNNNNNNNNNNNNNNNNNNNNNNNNNNNNNNNNNNNNNNNNNNNNNNNNGCCAACGAGGGCTCGGACAAGACGTCGTTGAAGGAGATGACCGGAGGAGAGGCAGTGGGCCATCACGTCAGTCTGATATGAGGAAGAAGGTAAACAATTCGTGGGAAGGATAAgattggaggaagaagatgatgatccgGCTGTCCATTTCGAAACGAAGGGCTGTCACAAGATCGACCAGGCACAATTGTTTTCCAGGCAACATGTAAATAGTCCGCCCCGACCCCAGGGTGAATAAGAGAACCAACAGACAAAAGAGGAAGTTCAGTTGCAACCGTGGCTGTGCAATGGAGATGAGACGAGATTTTTGTTGTCACTATTGTTGTCCAGCTTGCGGGGCAGGTCAGGGTGGTAGCATGGGTGGCGAGGGAGAGAATGCGTGGGAGGAGTAGAGATGAGTGGCGTGTTTTTTTTTATGTAACGCCCATGAAACCTAGGGTTACCCCACCTGCAAAAAAAAGGGAAACCTAGGGTTACCCTATTAAGTTTCTCACGTACCAGCATATGTGCCCATCGTTGGCTGATGTGAGGGACCAATGGGAACTGAAGCTCCACTATGAAGGACATAGGGATGGATGGCCAGAGTAACTTCTCCCTGCCAAAAAATGGATGGTCGAGAGAGGTAAAGATGAGTTCAACCTAATTATCGAATGGCTAGCGAACCCCAATAGCCTGGGAAGCTCTGCACATGTTGGATATAAAAAATGCTAGACGTATGGACAATTACAGGATTTTACAGGCTCGTTTCATCTACtttctttgttcctaaatataagtatttttaaagATTTTAAATAAAGATTGCATATGGAtacatgtagacatattttagagcatAGATTTTCATGGGGGTGGGCCAGCTCCCTGATCTATTAACCAATCACAAGCTGATAAATTAATCCTCTTTGTAAAACCCTGTAACTTATTCGTACGTCTAGCATTACTGGTTGGATATTCCACCCTATCAGAATGCTCGACCTTATCCATTCTAGCTTTTACTAATGGTGCTACACCCACCAGGCCACCATTGCATTGACTAGACAGATGGAACTAATGACAACATGCATGCAcgactagtgcaagttctccccaTCGTGAATCACATGCCCTACGCGTGAATGTGGATCTACAGGCTCCACATCGGCCAATCATCTACCTTGCATGAGGATAACTTCGTTCCAGCTAAACAATCCGGAATTTCAGTATTTGCTCTTCGTAGTGTGAATATTAGTATATGAAATGGTAACAAAGCAActcacatgaagaaactccaatgAAAATTATAGCAAGTACCCCCTTCATGTGAATATATGCTAGAGAAATCAACCAGATATAACAAAACACAAGCATAATCCTTTACACTTCTGGGAAGGCGTGTCAAACAAAAGGAATAGAATGACTAAACCTCCAGTCTTCTGATATACTTCAGAAACAAACTACTCCTGCTCCGACCATTCTTTTATGAGATTCCTTGTCCCCATCTTATTACTGACATTATATTTGGCTATGTTCAAAACAAGTGGTACTCCGATTAATACATAATTTTCCTAAACGATATGCGTCTGTTGAAAGAACATAGATGTTTGGCATAATTGGATAGCCTTGCTGGCCTTAGTTCTGACAGCTGCACCTTCACCTGAATGGCTATGTACGTGGCCTCCACCTAAAGCCTGCCACTGCTTTTTTTCTCTGCTTTGCTCTCACGGACCTAGGATCATTGGTGCAATTCATCATGGCATGCATAGCTTTGGTGTTTACTCTAAATTCTGCGTGGGCATGCATTCATGGTCCTCCAGGGAGATCGCCACCTGCAAACTGCAACTGATAATTATTGCATCGATCGACATGCTGGCAAATCTGTGGTAGTGTGAATCGGGTTGTGGTAGCTGCCGGGC
This DNA window, taken from Triticum aestivum cultivar Chinese Spring chromosome 1D, IWGSC CS RefSeq v2.1, whole genome shotgun sequence, encodes the following:
- the LOC123161933 gene encoding dirigent protein 11, giving the protein MATPLPQTYLTQCCLPCEKELNLVLYLHQVVGPNANQKTIIPTKPGESLFGITAVNNWAIVDAPDFKAKVVGHAQGIHVMADQPSVGYYNSFNLAFVEGSFKGATLQVMGIFNPVGEWAIIGGTGELTMARGTIKYKVLQESAGIESIRELIIRAFYTPPSALVVQGA